Proteins encoded within one genomic window of Anas platyrhynchos isolate ZD024472 breed Pekin duck chromosome 28, IASCAAS_PekinDuck_T2T, whole genome shotgun sequence:
- the GNGT2 gene encoding guanine nucleotide-binding protein G(I)/G(S)/G(O) subunit gamma-T2 — MAQDMTEKELLKMELDQLKKEVKNERQMVSKTGKEIKEYVESMAGEDPLLKGVPEDKNPFKEKGGCTIS, encoded by the exons ATGGCTCAGGATATGACAGAGAAGGAACTGTTGAAGATGGAACTGGATCAGCTGAAAAAGGAGGTGAAGAATGAGAGGCAAATG gTCTCCAAGACCGGCAAAGAGATCAAGGAGTACGTCGAATCCATGGCAGGAGAGGACCCACTGTTGAAAGGTGTCCCTGAGGACAAGAACCCATTTAAGGAAAAGGGTGGCTGTACAATAAGCTGA